The following proteins are co-located in the Wenzhouxiangella marina genome:
- a CDS encoding saccharopine dehydrogenase family protein → MSDSRDFDLIVLGATGFTGQLLAEYLMGRHGVGGDLRWALAGRNENKLQAVREQLGSDAAELPLLVADSHDRASLDAMVAKTKAVCSTVGPYALHGSELVAACASSGTDYCDLTGEAPWIRRMIDAHQAEAEASGARLVHCCGFDSIPSDLGVWFLQQAALEKYGQPCTKIRMGVERMRGTMSGGTSDSMLNIIEETRANPEVAKIASNPYALCPPEQRKGPRQPYVKKPEFDKNLNSWLAPFIMAAINTRVVHRSHALQGRPWGEDFLYDESTMMGRGFAGRRRAWGMALGLGGFALGASFGPTRKLLKKRLPKAGEGPSKEQREKGFFKLLFDGHTAVGQRLRVRVTGDRDPGYGSTSKMLGEAAFTLATDLPRDALAGGFWTPSTAMAERLLPRLQEHAGLSFEVLDD, encoded by the coding sequence ATGAGCGACTCCCGTGACTTCGACCTGATCGTGCTGGGCGCGACCGGTTTCACCGGCCAGCTGCTGGCCGAGTACCTGATGGGCCGCCACGGCGTCGGCGGCGATCTGCGCTGGGCCCTGGCCGGGCGCAACGAGAACAAGCTCCAGGCCGTGCGCGAGCAGCTGGGGTCGGATGCCGCCGAGCTGCCGCTGCTGGTGGCCGACAGCCATGATCGAGCATCGCTGGATGCGATGGTGGCGAAGACGAAGGCCGTCTGCTCGACGGTCGGGCCCTATGCCCTGCACGGTTCCGAACTGGTCGCGGCCTGCGCGAGCTCGGGCACGGACTACTGCGATCTGACCGGCGAGGCGCCCTGGATCCGACGCATGATCGACGCCCATCAGGCCGAGGCGGAAGCCAGCGGCGCTCGTCTCGTGCACTGCTGCGGCTTCGACTCCATTCCATCCGACCTCGGCGTCTGGTTCCTTCAGCAGGCCGCGCTGGAAAAGTACGGCCAGCCCTGCACGAAGATCCGCATGGGCGTCGAGCGCATGCGCGGCACCATGTCCGGCGGCACCTCGGACAGCATGCTCAACATCATCGAGGAAACGCGCGCCAATCCCGAAGTCGCGAAGATCGCCAGCAATCCCTACGCGCTCTGTCCGCCGGAGCAGCGCAAGGGTCCGCGTCAGCCCTACGTCAAGAAGCCCGAGTTCGACAAGAACCTCAACAGCTGGCTGGCGCCCTTCATCATGGCAGCGATCAACACGCGCGTGGTGCATCGCTCGCACGCCCTGCAGGGCCGTCCCTGGGGCGAGGATTTCCTGTACGACGAGTCGACGATGATGGGCCGCGGTTTCGCCGGCCGTCGCCGCGCCTGGGGCATGGCCCTGGGGCTCGGTGGCTTCGCCCTCGGCGCCAGCTTCGGGCCGACCCGCAAGCTCCTCAAGAAGCGCCTGCCCAAGGCCGGCGAGGGTCCTTCGAAGGAGCAGCGCGAGAAGGGGTTCTTCAAGCTGTTGTTCGATGGCCATACGGCCGTCGGCCAGCGCCTGCGGGTTCGGGTCACCGGTGATCGTGACCCCGGCTATGGCTCGACCTCCAAGATGCTGGGTGAAGCCGCCTTCACCCTGGCCACCGATCTGCCGCGCGATGCGCTCGCCGGGGGCTTCTGGACCCCCTCCACGGCCATGGCCGAGCGCCTGCTACCGCGTCTCCAGGAGCATGCCGGACTGAGCTTCGAGGTGCTGGACGACTGA
- a CDS encoding peptidylprolyl isomerase — protein MLRLNLISFLLLSLIASQSLAQNPQNPRVVMETDRGPIFLQLDADNAPVTTENFINYVDEGFFDGLIFHRVVDDFVVQGGGFDRNYEYRAPTQPNIVNEGNNGLLNVERTIAMARASALNSANSQFYFNLGANDNLDGGYAVFGEVIGGWATVQEIAGLSTGIQTTPGGNFPDTPMTPPVIQRAYQFSDFPIMSVHSGSWFDPNNGGVGFNIEVTNQGTEDDQPIVNLYWYDFSEGNQIWLVGTAGFDWGDSEVTIGLLGVVTPNETTDFQTPPEGSAFTSRGTITVRFNDCNSGQFSYDLPDFGSGQVDVARLTVPDRIRCDRYQLD, from the coding sequence ATGCTGCGTCTGAACCTCATCAGCTTCCTGCTTCTTTCGCTGATCGCCTCCCAGAGCCTTGCCCAGAATCCCCAGAACCCGCGCGTGGTGATGGAAACCGACCGCGGGCCGATCTTTCTCCAGCTCGATGCGGACAATGCGCCGGTGACGACGGAGAACTTCATCAACTACGTGGACGAGGGCTTCTTCGATGGCCTGATCTTCCACCGGGTCGTCGATGACTTCGTGGTGCAGGGCGGTGGCTTCGATCGCAACTACGAGTATCGCGCGCCGACCCAGCCGAACATCGTCAACGAGGGCAACAATGGCCTGCTCAACGTCGAGCGCACCATCGCCATGGCGCGAGCTTCCGCGTTGAACTCGGCCAATTCCCAGTTCTATTTCAACCTCGGTGCCAACGACAATCTCGACGGCGGCTATGCCGTTTTCGGAGAGGTGATCGGCGGCTGGGCCACGGTCCAGGAGATCGCCGGCCTGAGCACCGGCATCCAGACGACGCCGGGTGGCAACTTCCCCGACACGCCGATGACCCCGCCGGTCATCCAGCGCGCCTACCAGTTCAGCGACTTTCCGATCATGTCGGTCCACTCCGGTTCCTGGTTCGATCCGAACAACGGCGGCGTCGGTTTCAATATCGAGGTCACCAATCAGGGCACGGAAGATGATCAGCCGATCGTCAACCTGTACTGGTACGACTTCTCGGAAGGCAACCAGATCTGGCTGGTTGGCACCGCCGGCTTCGACTGGGGCGACAGCGAGGTCACGATCGGTCTTCTCGGTGTCGTCACGCCGAACGAAACGACCGACTTTCAGACCCCGCCGGAAGGCAGTGCCTTCACCTCGCGGGGCACGATCACGGTCAGATTCAACGACTGCAACAGCGGCCAGTTCAGCTACGATCTGCCCGACTTCGGCAGTGGTCAGGTCGATGTGGCCCGGCTGACCGTGCCGGATCGCATCCGCTGCGATCGCTACCAGCTCGACTGA
- a CDS encoding peptidylprolyl isomerase: MFRSIARFSVLSLALGALGAQAQDPDPRVYFDTDRGPIIVELDPLNAPVTTQNFLDYVEAGFYDGLVFHRIFNDYIIEGGAFDRDGAPRIPMFDPIPSEADNGLLNVTGTIAMANGGDTDGAQAGFYFNMGDNDVLDGDYTVFGEVIAGQRTLNDIESAGRTIDPDDGSVTSLPFSPTVIRRAVAYLGDFPILPLHSGSWFSPASAGAGFAVEVTQDASNESGPIVVVYWYDFNNGQPMWLTGSNSFEYGATEVEIELIGVPAPEGSVDFQQPPAGEDFTVQGTVTIAFESCSAGTFSYDLTDFGSGEIPVTRLTLPSGSSCQAFQHGQN, encoded by the coding sequence ATGTTTCGATCCATCGCTCGCTTTTCCGTTCTTTCGCTGGCGCTCGGCGCGCTCGGCGCACAGGCGCAGGACCCGGATCCCCGCGTCTACTTCGACACCGACCGTGGCCCGATCATCGTCGAGCTCGATCCGCTCAACGCACCGGTCACCACCCAGAACTTCCTCGACTACGTCGAAGCCGGCTTCTACGATGGCCTGGTCTTTCACCGCATCTTCAACGACTACATCATCGAGGGCGGTGCCTTCGATCGTGATGGTGCCCCGCGCATCCCCATGTTCGACCCGATCCCCAGCGAGGCGGACAATGGCCTGCTGAATGTGACCGGGACCATCGCCATGGCCAATGGCGGTGACACGGACGGCGCCCAGGCGGGGTTCTACTTCAATATGGGTGACAACGATGTCCTCGATGGTGACTACACGGTCTTCGGAGAGGTCATTGCCGGCCAGCGCACCCTGAATGACATCGAAAGCGCCGGTCGCACGATCGATCCGGACGATGGCTCGGTCACCTCGCTGCCCTTCTCGCCGACGGTGATCCGGCGCGCCGTGGCCTATCTGGGCGATTTCCCCATCCTGCCCCTGCACAGCGGTTCCTGGTTCTCGCCGGCGAGCGCCGGGGCGGGCTTCGCCGTCGAGGTCACCCAGGACGCTTCCAACGAGTCCGGCCCGATCGTCGTGGTCTACTGGTATGACTTCAACAACGGTCAGCCGATGTGGCTCACGGGCTCCAACAGCTTCGAGTACGGGGCCACCGAAGTCGAGATCGAGCTGATCGGCGTGCCGGCGCCGGAAGGATCGGTCGATTTCCAGCAGCCGCCTGCGGGCGAGGACTTCACGGTGCAGGGCACGGTGACGATCGCCTTCGAAAGCTGCTCCGCCGGGACCTTCAGCTACGACCTGACCGATTTCGGCAGCGGGGAGATTCCGGTCACCCGACTGACCCTGCCGAGTGGCAGCAGCTGTCAGGCCTTCCAGCACGGCCAGAACTGA